A DNA window from Calliphora vicina chromosome 1, idCalVici1.1, whole genome shotgun sequence contains the following coding sequences:
- the LOC135957675 gene encoding phospholipase A1 VesT1.02-like, translating to MKLLLILAVGCLAVSASIFNEDESRIHGENGWYVPQEDGSFQWVDMKEAESYLESMENIQSFGLSTTPVKFYLYTKSNPTKGKKITATTKSIDASNFNPAHPTRFVIHGWTQSHLAGMNKEIRNAWLSVGEYNVIIVDWARARSVDYATSVLAVPTVGKKVANMIDYLVKNHGMSLDTLYVIGHSLGAHVAGYSGKNVKTGQIHTIVGLDPALPLFSYDKPKKRLSTTDAFYVETIQTNGGELGFLKPIGKGAFYPNGGKTQPGCPLDIVGACSHGRSCTYYAEAVAQDNFATVKCQNYKDAVANDCGATYSSVRMGADKNSFMVTGDFYVPVNRKAPFGVLV from the exons ATGAAATTGTTATTGATTTTGGCAGTTGGCTGTTTAGcgg TATCCGCTTCCATTTTTAACGAGGATGAATCACGTATTCATGGGGAGAATGGCTGGTATGTACCCCAAGAAGATGGCTCCTTCCAATGGGTGGATATGAAAGAAGCTGAGTCTTATTTGGAATCcatggaaaatattcaaagttTTGGCTTGTCTACCACACCCGTTAAATTCTACTTGTATACCAAATCGAATCCCACTAAGGGCAAAAAGATTACCGCCACTACTAAGTCCATTGATGCCTCCAACTTTAACCCTGCCCATCCCACCAGATTTGTTATACACGGTTGGACCCAAAGTCATCTCGCTGGCATGAACAAGGAAATTCGCAATGCCTGGTTGAGTGTGGGTGAATACAACGTTATCATTGTCGACTGGGCTCGTGCTCGTTCTGTGGATTATGCCACCTCCGTTTTGGCTGTACCTACAGTTGGCAAAAAGGTGGCCAATATGATTGATTATTTGGTGAAAAACCACGGCATGTCTTTGGATACTTTATATGTGATTGGTCACAGTTTGGGTGCTCATGTAGCTGGTTATTCGGGCAAGAATGTTAAGACTGGTCAAATTCACACTATTGTTGGTTTGGATCCTGCTTTGCCTTTGTTCAGCTATGACAAGCCTAAGAAACGTTTGTCCACCACTGATGCTTTCTATGTTGAAACCATTCAAACTAATGGTGGTGAATTGGGTTTCTTGAAACCCATTGGCAAAGGTGCCTTCTATCCCAATGGTGGCAAGACTCAACCTGGTTGTCCTTTGGATATTGTTGGTGCTTGTTCTCATGGCCGTTCTTGCACATATTATGCCGAAGCTGTGGCTCAGGATAATTTCGCCACCGTCAAGTGTCAAAATTACAAGGATGCTGTTGCCAATGACTGTGGTGCCACCTACAGCTCTGTGCGCATGGGTGCTGACAAAAATTCCTTCATGGTTACTGGTGATTTTTATGTACCAGTGAACAGGAAGGCTCCTTTTGGTGTATTGGTTTAA
- the LOC135963914 gene encoding phospholipase A1 VesT1.02-like, with protein sequence MKVLWFLALGCLAVSASVFDEDDTRIHGENGWYVPQEDGTYQWVDMQAAESYLEAMENIDDFGLTTAPVKYYLYTKSNPTKGKKITASAKSIKASNFNPAHPTRFVIHGWVQSRLSGMNKDIRNAWLSLGEYNVIVVDWARARSVDYATSVLAVPKVGRKVASMIDYLVKNQGMSLDSLYVIGHSLGAHVAGYAGKNVKSGQIHTIIGLDPASPLFNYEKPKKRLSSTDAFYVESIQTNGGGLGFLKPIGKGAFYPNGGKSQPGCPLDIAGACAHGRSVTYYAEAVAQDNFATVKCENYQDAVAKDCGATYSSVRMGADKNSFMVAGDFYVPVNRKAPFGVLA encoded by the exons ATGAAAGTGTTGTGGTTCTTAGCTCTGGGCTGTTTAGCGG TTTCCGCTTCTGTGTTTGATGAGGATGACACACGCATCCATGGTGAAAATGGCTGGTATGTTCCGCAAGAAGATGGCACCTACCAATGGGTAGACATGCAGGCTGCTGAGTCCTATCTCGAGGCCATggaaaatattgatgattttggTTTGACCACCGCCCCGGTAAAATACTATTTGTATACTAAATCGAATCCCACCAAGGGTAAAAAGATCACCGCCAGTGCCAAATCCATAAAAGCATCCAATTTCAATCCTGCTCATCCTACCAGATTTGTAATACACGGCTGGGTCCAAAGTCGCCTCTCGGGTATGAACAAGGATATACGCAATGCCTGGTTGAGTTTGGGCGAATACAACGTTATTGTCGTCGACTGGGCTCGTGCTCGTTCTGTGGATTATGCCACTTCCGTTTTGGCGGTGCCCAAGGTAGGCAGAAAGGTGGCCAGCATGATTGATTATTTGGTGAAAAACCAAGGCATGTCTTTGGATAGTTTGTATGTGATTGGACACAGTTTGGGTGCTCATGTTGCTGGTTATGCTGGCAAGAATGTTAAGAGTGGTCAAATTCATACCATCATTGGCTTGGATCCTGCTTCACCTTTATTCAACTACGAAAAACCCAAGAAACGTTTGTCCAGCACTGATGCTTTTTACGTGGAATCCATACAAACCAATGGTGGTGGTTTGGGTTTCTTAAAACCCATTGGCAAGGGTGCCTTCTATCCCAATGGTGGCAAGTCTCAACCTGGTTGTCCTTTGGATATTGCTGGAGCTTGTGCTCATGGTCGCTCTGTTACTTACTATGCCGAAGCTGTTGCTCAGGATAATTTCGCCACCGTGAAGTGTGAAAATTACCAGGATGCTGTGGCCAAAGATTGTGGTGCCACTTACAGTTCTGTGCGCATGGGTGCTGATAAAAACTCCTTTATGGTTGCTGGAGACTTCTATGTGCCAGTGAACAGGAAGGCTCCTTTTGGCGTGTTGGCTTAA
- the LOC135957666 gene encoding phospholipase A1 VesT1.02-like produces the protein MKVLWFLAIGCLAVSASASVFDEDNTRIHGENGWYVPRLDGSYDWMNKEETESYLETMENIEDFGLSTTPVTFYLYTKLNPSKGKKISATNKSIDASNFNPAHPTRFVIHGWTQSHLAGMNKDIRDAWLSVGFYNVIIVDWARARSVDYATSVLAVPKVGKKVANMIDFLVKNYGMSLDTLYVIGHSLGAHVAGYSGKNVQTGQIHTIVGLDPALPLFSYDKPKKRLSTTDAYYVESIQTNGGELGFLKPIGKGAFYPNGGKSQPGCPLDIAGACAHGRSCTYYAEAVAQDNFATVKCQNYKNAVSNDCGATYSSVRMGADKNSFMVAGDFYVPVNKKAPFGVLG, from the exons ATGAAAGTGTTGTGGTTCTTAGCTATTGGCTGCTTAGcgg TTTCTGCTTCTGCTTCTGTCTTTGACGAAGATAATACACGCATCCATGGTGAAAATGGCTGGTATGTACCACGTTTAGATGGTTCATACGATTGGATGAACAAGGAAGAAACCGAGTCTTATCTCGAGACCATGGAAAATATTGAAGACTTTGGCTTGTCTACTACCCCCGTTACATTCTATTTATATACTAAATTGAATCCCAGCAAGGGTAAAAAGATTAGCGCCACCAATAAATCCATTGATGCCTCCAACTTCAATCCTGCCCATCCCACCCGATTTGTTATACATGGCTGGACTCAAAGTCATCTCGCAGGCATGAACAAGGACATACGTGATGCCTGGTTGAGTGTAGGTTTTTACAACGTTATCATTGTCGATTGGGCTCGTGCTCGTTCTGTAGACTATGCCACTTCCGTTTTGGCGGTGCCCAAGGTTGGCAAAAAGGTCGCCAACATGATTGactttttggtgaaaaactATGGCATGTCCTTGGATACTTTATATGTGATTGGTCACAGTTTGGGTGCTCATGTTGCTGGTTATTCGGGCAAGAATGTTCAAACTGGTCAAATTCATACTATTGTTGGTTTGGATCCTGCGCTGCCTTTGTTCAGCTATGACAAACCCAAGAAACGTTTGTCCACCACTGATGCCTACTATGTCGAATCTATTCAAACTAACGGTGGTGAATTGGGTTTCTTGAAGCCCATTGGCAAAGGTGCCTTCTATCCCAATGGTGGCAAGTCTCAACCTGGTTGTCCCTTGGATATTGCTGGTGCCTGTGCTCATGGCCGTTCTTGCACATATTATGCCGAAGCTGTGGCTCAGGACAATTTTGCCACCGTCAAGTGCCAGAATTACAAGAATGCTGTTTCAAATGACTGTGGTGCCACCTACAGCTCTGTGCGCATGGGTGCTGACAAAAATTCCTTCATGGTTGCTGGTGATTTCTATGTACCAGTCAACAAGAAAGCTCCCTTTGGAGTATTAGGTTAG
- the LOC135963915 gene encoding phospholipase A1-like, translated as MKVLWCLALGCLAVSASVFDEDETRIHGENGWYVPQEDGTFQWVDRQVAESYLEAMENINDFGLTTNPVKYYLYTKTNPTKGQRITANEKSIKESNFNPAHPTRFVIHGWNQSRLSGMNKNICNAWLSVGFYNIIVVDWARARSVEYVTSVLAVPKVGAKVAGMIDYLVENHGMSLDNLYVIGHSLGAHVAGYAGKNVKTGDIHAIVGLDPALPLFSYDKPEERLCSTDAFYVESIQTDGGGLGFLKPIGKGAFYPNGGKSQPGCPLDITGACAHARSVKYYAEAVAEDNFATMKCDNYQDAVAKDCGTKFSSVRMGADKNAFMVAGDFYVPVNRKAPFGVLA; from the exons ATGAAAGTATTGTGGTGCTTAGCTCTTGGCTGTTTAGCGG tttCCGCCTCTGTTTTCGATGAGGATGAAACTCGCATACATGGCGAAAATGGCTGGTATGTGCCCCAAGAAGATGGCACTTTTCAATGGGTAGACAGGCAAGTTGCCGAGTCCTATCTCGAAGCCATGGAAAATATCAATGATTTTGGTTTGACCACCAATCCGGTTAAATACTATTTGTATACCAAAACGAATCCCACTAAGGGTCAAAGGATTACAGCCAATGAAAAATCCATAAAAGAATCAAACTTTAATCCTGCCCATCCCACCAGATTTGTAATACACGGCTGGAACCAAAGCCGCCTGTCAGGAATGAATAAGAATATATGCAATGCCTGGTTGAGTGTGGGTTTCTACAACATTATTGTCGTCGACTGGGCTCGAGCTCGTTCTGTTGAATATGTCACCTCTGTTTTGGCTGTTCCCAAGGTTGGTGCAAAGGTGGCCGGTATGATTGATTACTTGGTGGAAAACCACGGCATGTCTTTGGATAACTTGTATGTGATTGGTCACAGTTTGGGTGCTCATGTTGCTGGTTATGCTGGCAAGAATGTTAAAACTGGTGATATTCACGCCATTGTTGGTTTGGATCCTGCATTGCCATTGTTCAGCTATGATAAGCCTGAGGAACGTCTATGCAGTACCGATGCTTTCTATGTGGAATCCATTCAAACCGATGGAGGTGGTTTGGGTTTTTTGAAACCCATTGGCAAGGGTGCATTCTATCCCAATGGTGGCAAGTCTCAACCTGGTTGTCCTTTGGATATTACTGGTGCCTGTGCTCATGCTCGTTCTGTTAAATACTATGCTGAAGCTGTTGCTGAGGATAATTTTGCCACCATGAAGTGTGACAATTACCAGGATGCTGTGGCCAAAGATTGTGGTACCAAATTTAGCTCTGTACGCATGGGTGCTGATAAAAATGCCTTCATGGTTGCTGGTGACTTCTATGTACCAGTGAACAGGAAGGCTCCTTTTGGTGTGTTGgcttaa
- the LOC135963917 gene encoding phospholipase A1 VesT1.02-like, which translates to MKVLWFLALGCLAVSASVFDEDDTRIHGENGWYVPQEDGTYQWVDMQAAESYLEAMENIDDFGLTTAPVKYYLYTKSNPTKGKKITASAKSIKASNFNPAHPTRFVIHGWVQSRLSGMNKDIRNAWLSLGEYNVIVVDWARARSVDYATSVLAVPKVGRKVASMIDYLVKNQGMSLDSLYVIGHSLGAHVAGYAGKNVKSGQIHTIIGLDPASPLFNYEKPKKRLSSTDAFYVESIQTNGGGLGFLKPIGKGAFYPNGGKSQPGCPLDIAGACAHGRSVTYYAEAVAQDNFATVKCENYQDAVAKDCGATYSSVRMGADKNSFMVAGDFYVPVNRKAPFGVLA; encoded by the exons ATGAAAGTGTTGTGGTTCTTAGCTCTGGGCTGTTTAGCGG TTTCCGCTTCTGTGTTTGATGAGGATGACACACGCATCCATGGTGAAAATGGCTGGTATGTTCCGCAAGAAGATGGCACCTACCAATGGGTAGACATGCAGGCTGCTGAGTCCTATCTCGAGGCCATggaaaatattgatgattttggTTTGACCACCGCCCCGGTAAAATACTATTTGTATACTAAATCGAATCCCACCAAGGGTAAAAAGATCACCGCCAGTGCCAAATCCATAAAAGCATCCAATTTCAATCCTGCTCATCCTACCAGATTTGTAATACACGGCTGGGTCCAAAGTCGCCTCTCGGGTATGAACAAGGATATACGCAATGCCTGGTTGAGTTTGGGCGAATACAACGTTATTGTCGTCGACTGGGCTCGTGCTCGTTCTGTGGATTATGCCACTTCCGTTTTGGCGGTGCCCAAGGTAGGCAGAAAGGTGGCCAGCATGATTGATTATTTGGTGAAAAACCAAGGCATGTCTTTGGATAGTTTGTATGTGATTGGACACAGTTTGGGTGCTCATGTTGCTGGTTATGCTGGCAAGAATGTTAAGAGTGGTCAAATTCATACCATCATTGGCTTGGATCCTGCTTCACCTTTATTCAACTACGAAAAACCCAAGAAACGTTTGTCCAGCACTGATGCTTTTTACGTGGAATCCATACAAACCAATGGTGGTGGTTTGGGTTTCTTAAAACCCATTGGCAAGGGTGCCTTCTATCCCAATGGTGGCAAGTCTCAACCTGGTTGTCCTTTGGATATTGCTGGAGCTTGTGCTCATGGTCGCTCTGTTACTTACTATGCCGAAGCTGTTGCTCAGGATAATTTCGCCACCGTGAAGTGTGAAAATTACCAGGATGCTGTGGCCAAAGATTGTGGTGCCACTTACAGTTCTGTGCGCATGGGTGCTGATAAAAACTCCTTCATGGTTGCTGGTGACTTCTATGTGCCAGTGAATAGGAAGGCTCCTTTTGGCGTGTTGGCTTAA